From Rhodanobacteraceae bacterium, the proteins below share one genomic window:
- a CDS encoding ATP-dependent DNA helicase Rep, producing MGSGGAPAKRIANELAFAVRIFDNAAFWHEPPCSRPHYQPPIPMLNPQQRAAVEYVDGPLLVLAGAGSGKTRVITEKIARLIERGIVPPEKIAAITFTNKAAREMRGRVAKRVKGEAADALSVCTFHALGLKFLQIEHARAGLRRGFSVLDADDSAGLVKELAGAAVKSDKLFQLRSLLSRLKSDGLTPEQALDAARAPRELEAAQLYAAYQKRLAAFNAVDFDDLIRLPVAVLERDEEARTAWRERLRYLLVDECQDTNAAQYAFLKLLAGERGAFTCVGDDDQSIYAWRGADPGNLDKLSTDYPKLRVVKLEQNYRCAQCVLRAANALIAQNPHAHPKKLWSAHADGERIRVLECRDAEHEAERVASQLMYLRDKHGLAWSDCAVLYRGNHQARPLEKALQLGRIPYHLTGALGFLDRAEVKDALAYLRLIANPDDDAAFLRVVNVPRREIGATTLEKLGELAQSKHLSMLRAARSPAVLQQLSARPAAALAGFVDLLESLSQHAKHAKAAELVEEILKRTRYAEHLVHASKDPALHERRLGNVRELMDWFRAMDSGKSRAGDLAAQLALLNHADKDDGGDAVRMMTLHAAKGLEFRCVHIVGCEDGTLPHEGAIDEGRLDEERRLLYVGITRAKEWLHLSFSVQGRRYGQVFKQKPSRFLEELPAAELHRDGADPEADAQARRDVAAAQLAKIVAMLG from the coding sequence ATGGGTAGCGGGGGCGCACCGGCGAAGCGCATCGCCAACGAATTGGCCTTTGCGGTTCGCATCTTCGACAATGCCGCATTCTGGCATGAACCGCCATGTTCACGCCCCCACTACCAACCCCCAATCCCCATGTTGAATCCCCAACAACGCGCCGCCGTCGAATACGTCGATGGCCCCCTGCTGGTGCTGGCCGGCGCGGGCTCGGGCAAGACGCGCGTGATCACCGAGAAGATCGCGCGCCTGATCGAACGCGGGATCGTGCCGCCGGAAAAGATCGCCGCGATCACTTTCACCAACAAGGCGGCGCGCGAGATGCGCGGGCGCGTCGCCAAACGCGTGAAGGGCGAAGCCGCCGATGCGTTGAGCGTGTGCACGTTCCACGCGCTGGGCTTGAAGTTTTTGCAGATCGAACACGCGCGCGCCGGCCTGCGCCGCGGTTTTTCGGTGCTGGACGCGGACGACAGCGCCGGATTGGTGAAGGAACTCGCCGGCGCGGCGGTGAAATCCGACAAGCTGTTCCAGTTGCGTTCGCTGCTGTCGCGACTCAAGAGCGACGGCCTCACGCCCGAGCAGGCGCTTGACGCCGCGCGCGCGCCGCGCGAACTGGAAGCCGCGCAACTTTATGCCGCGTACCAGAAGCGGCTGGCCGCATTCAACGCGGTGGATTTCGATGACCTGATCCGCTTGCCGGTCGCGGTACTGGAGCGGGACGAGGAAGCACGCACGGCGTGGCGCGAACGCCTTCGCTATCTGCTGGTGGACGAATGCCAGGACACCAACGCCGCGCAATACGCGTTCCTGAAACTTTTGGCCGGCGAGCGCGGCGCGTTCACCTGCGTGGGCGACGACGACCAGTCGATCTATGCGTGGCGCGGCGCCGATCCCGGCAACCTCGACAAGTTGTCGACCGACTATCCGAAGCTGCGCGTGGTCAAGCTGGAACAGAATTACCGTTGCGCGCAGTGTGTGCTGCGCGCGGCCAACGCGCTGATCGCGCAGAATCCGCATGCGCATCCGAAGAAATTGTGGAGCGCGCATGCCGACGGCGAGCGCATCCGCGTGCTGGAATGCCGCGACGCCGAACACGAAGCCGAACGCGTCGCTTCGCAGCTCATGTACCTGCGCGACAAGCACGGCCTAGCGTGGTCCGATTGCGCGGTGCTGTACCGCGGCAACCACCAGGCGCGGCCGCTGGAAAAAGCGCTGCAACTGGGCCGCATTCCGTATCACCTGACCGGCGCGCTGGGCTTCCTCGACCGCGCCGAAGTCAAGGACGCGCTGGCGTATTTGCGGCTCATCGCCAACCCCGACGACGACGCGGCCTTCCTGCGCGTGGTGAACGTGCCGCGCCGCGAGATCGGCGCGACCACGCTGGAAAAGTTGGGCGAACTCGCGCAGTCGAAACACCTTTCGATGCTGCGCGCGGCGCGCAGCCCGGCCGTCCTGCAACAACTGTCGGCGCGGCCCGCCGCGGCACTGGCGGGATTCGTCGATCTGCTCGAATCGCTGTCGCAGCACGCAAAACACGCCAAGGCCGCCGAGCTGGTCGAGGAGATATTGAAGCGCACCCGCTACGCCGAACACCTCGTGCACGCTTCGAAAGATCCGGCGCTGCACGAACGCAGGCTCGGCAACGTGCGCGAACTGATGGACTGGTTTCGCGCGATGGATTCCGGCAAGTCGCGCGCCGGCGACCTGGCCGCGCAGCTCGCGCTGCTCAACCACGCCGACAAGGACGACGGCGGCGACGCGGTGCGGATGATGACGCTGCACGCAGCCAAGGGACTGGAATTCCGCTGCGTGCACATCGTCGGTTGCGAGGATGGCACGCTGCCGCACGAAGGTGCGATCGACGAGGGCCGCCTCGACGAGGAGCGCCGGCTGTTGTACGTAGGCATCACGCGCGCCAAGGAATGGCTGCACCTGAGCTTCAGCGTGCAGGGCCGGCGCTACGGACAGGTGTTCAAGCAAAAGCCGTCGCGGTTCCTCGAAGAATTGCCTGCCGCCGAACTGCATCGCGATGGCGCCGATCCCGAAGCCGATGCGCAGGCGCGCCGCGATGTCGCGGCGGCGCAACTGGCGAAGATTGTGGCGATGCTGGGGTGA
- a CDS encoding Acyltransferase, producing MNAAVRGPALPERLPPAMPQFPDRAWRHAFRAWVKASGWRLEGELPDVPKLVLIVAPHSSWWDGIWGLLFKVALGADISFMAKRELFRWPLGGLLRKLGGVPIERGAATDVVGQMVARFHVGERLWLGIEPEGTRKAVSQWKSGFWHIARQAGVPILPGYFDYPRKVIGLGPLFMPGHDKDTDIAALRAFYAPFKGKHRGV from the coding sequence TTGAACGCCGCCGTTCGCGGTCCCGCGTTGCCCGAGCGGTTGCCGCCCGCGATGCCGCAGTTTCCCGATCGCGCCTGGCGCCACGCGTTCCGCGCGTGGGTCAAGGCGAGCGGCTGGCGTCTCGAAGGCGAACTGCCGGACGTGCCCAAGCTGGTGCTGATCGTCGCGCCACACTCGTCGTGGTGGGACGGCATCTGGGGTTTGCTGTTCAAGGTGGCGCTCGGTGCCGACATCAGCTTCATGGCCAAGCGCGAATTGTTCCGCTGGCCGCTGGGCGGGCTGCTGCGCAAGCTCGGCGGCGTGCCGATCGAACGTGGCGCCGCCACCGACGTCGTGGGCCAGATGGTGGCGCGCTTCCATGTCGGCGAACGCCTGTGGCTGGGCATCGAACCCGAAGGCACGCGCAAGGCCGTCAGCCAATGGAAATCGGGCTTCTGGCACATCGCGCGCCAGGCCGGCGTGCCGATCCTGCCGGGCTACTTCGACTACCCGCGCAAGGTGATTGGACTCGGTCCGTTGTTCATGCCGGGCCACGACAAGGACACCGACATCGCCGCGCTGCGCGCGTTCTACG
- a CDS encoding Peptidyl-tRNA hydrolase ArfB codes for MRISPSIDIPESELTERFLRADGPGGQHVNRTESAVELRFDVAHSPSLPDAVRARVLARHDRRLTDEGALVIQARRFRDQARNRDDARERLIEIIRASLAPPKKRVATKPTRASKERRLAGKKQRGAVKRNRGRPGSED; via the coding sequence ATGCGCATCTCGCCTTCCATCGACATCCCCGAATCGGAATTGACCGAACGCTTCCTGCGCGCGGACGGCCCCGGCGGCCAGCACGTCAATCGCACCGAAAGCGCGGTGGAACTGCGCTTCGATGTCGCGCATTCGCCGTCGTTGCCGGACGCGGTGCGCGCACGCGTGCTGGCGCGTCACGATCGCCGCCTGACCGACGAGGGCGCGCTGGTGATCCAGGCGCGCCGCTTCCGCGACCAGGCGCGCAACCGCGACGATGCGCGCGAACGCCTCATCGAAATCATCCGCGCCTCGCTCGCGCCGCCGAAAAAACGCGTGGCGACCAAACCGACGCGCGCCTCGAAGGAACGCCGCCTCGCCGGCAAGAAGCAGCGCGGCGCGGTGAAACGCAACCGCGGCCGTCCCGGGAGCGAGGATTGA